A stretch of bacterium DNA encodes these proteins:
- the groES gene encoding co-chaperone GroES yields the protein MKFKPLGDRILVKRLVDETEKTTGGIIIPDTAKEKPQRGKVVSLGEGKRTEEGAVLPMRLKKGQEILFGKYSGNEVKIDGEEYIIMREDDVLGVIE from the coding sequence ATGAAGTTCAAGCCTCTCGGTGACCGCATTCTGGTCAAGCGCCTCGTGGATGAGACCGAGAAAACCACGGGCGGCATAATCATCCCCGACACGGCCAAGGAGAAACCACAGCGCGGGAAGGTCGTCTCGCTGGGCGAGGGCAAACGCACCGAGGAGGGCGCCGTCCTCCCCATGCGCCTGAAGAAGGGCCAGGAGATTCTCTTCGGCAAGTACTCCGGCAACGAGGTCAAGATAGACGGCGAGGAGTACATCATCATGCGCGAGGACGACGTTCTGGGCGTCATCGAGTAG
- the groEL gene encoding chaperonin GroEL (60 kDa chaperone family; promotes refolding of misfolded polypeptides especially under stressful conditions; forms two stacked rings of heptamers to form a barrel-shaped 14mer; ends can be capped by GroES; misfolded proteins enter the barrel where they are refolded when GroES binds; many bacteria have multiple copies of the groEL gene which are active under different environmental conditions; the B.japonicum protein in this cluster is expressed constitutively; in Rhodobacter, Corynebacterium and Rhizobium this protein is essential for growth) — protein sequence MAKILEFSEEARKHMLDGVTILARAVKVTLGPRGRNVILQKSFGAPTITKDGVTVAKEIELKDNYE from the coding sequence ATGGCTAAGATCCTGGAATTTTCCGAGGAAGCCCGGAAACATATGCTCGATGGCGTGACGATTCTCGCCCGGGCGGTCAAGGTGACGCTGGGCCCCCGTGGCCGCAACGTCATCCTGCAGAAAAGTTTCGGCGCCCCCACCATCACCAAGGATGGCGTGACGGTCGCCAAAGAGATTGAGCTGAAGGACAACTACGAGAA